In Rhinopithecus roxellana isolate Shanxi Qingling chromosome 4, ASM756505v1, whole genome shotgun sequence, a single genomic region encodes these proteins:
- the CASP8AP2 gene encoding LOW QUALITY PROTEIN: CASP8-associated protein 2 (The sequence of the model RefSeq protein was modified relative to this genomic sequence to represent the inferred CDS: inserted 1 base in 1 codon) → MAADDDNGDGTSLFDVFSASPLKNNDEGSLDIYAGLDSAVSDSASKSCVPSRNCLDLYEEILTEEGTAKEATYNDLQVEYGKCQLQMKELMKKFKEIQTQNFSLINENQSLKKNISALIKTARVEINRKDEEISNLHQRLSEFPHFRNNHKTARTFDTVKTKDLKSRSPHLDDCSKTDHRAKSDVSKDVHHSTSLPNLEKEGKSHSDKRSTSHLPTSVEKHCTNGVWSRSHYQVGESSSNEDSRRGRKDIRHSQFNRGTERVRKDLSPGCGDGEPRILEASQRLQGHPEKYGKGEPKTESKSSKFKSNSDSDYKGERINSSWEKETLGERSHSRVDSQSDKKLERQSERSQNINRKEVKSQDKEERKVDQKPKSVVKDQDHWRRSERASLPHSKNEITFSHNSSKYHVEERRGWEDCKRDRSVNSHSFQDGRCPSFLSNSRTHKNIDSKEVDAMHQWENTPLKAERHRTEDKRKRERESKEDNKHIRNEKRVPTEHFQKANKETKKTTSDLKKQNEPKTDKGEVPDNGVSEGADNKELAMKAENGPKETKNKDLKLSFMEKLNLTLSPAKKQPVSQDNQHNITDVPKSSGVCDSESSVQAKTVAYVPSVSEHILGEASVSEHTMGETKSSLLEPKVALLAVTEPRIGISETKMEEENSLLVRSVDNTMHCEVPICDTETSFPSPMEIQQTESLFPSTGMKQTINNGRAAAPVVMDVLQTDVSQNFGLELDTKRNDNSDSCGISEGMEMKVALSTTVGETTESILQPSIEEADILPIMLSEDNNPKFEPSVVVTPLVESKSCHLEPCLPKDTLDSSLQQTELMDHRMATGETNSVYHDDDNSVLSIDLNHLRPIPEAISPLNSPVRPVAKVLRNESPPQVPVYNNSHKDVFLPNSAHSTSKSQSDLNKENQKPIYKSDKCTEADKCKNSPLDELEEGEIRSDSEISKPQESFEKNSKPRASADVRKSKTIPRHGKSTVGLDKDSRKTHVRIHQTNNKWNKRPDKSSRSSKTEKKDKVMSTSSLEKIVPIIAVPSSEQEIMHMLRMIRKHVRKNYMKFKAKFSLIQFHRIIESAILSFTSLIKHLNLHKISKSVTTLQKNLCDVIESKLKQVKKNGIVDRLFEQQLPDMKKKLWKFVDDQLDYLFAKLKKILVNFCDSKNFGRDSDEGKPEKTSKQNAQYSDCQKGSGHNSNKELLKEKFSKSEDCVHYKSLVGCKKSEEKYQDQNNASINTVKHDIXKNFNTCFDNTKNSQSEERSLELHCSSTPKSEKNEGSSIEDAQTSQHATLKPERSFEILTEQQASSLTFNLVSDAQMGEIFKSLLQGSDLLDSSVNCTEKSEWELKTPEKQLLETLKCESIPACTTEELVSGVASPCPKMISDDNWSLLSSEKGPSLSSGLSLPVHPDVLDESCMFEVSTNLPLSKDNVCSVEKSKPCVSSILFEDLAVSLTVPSPLKSDGHLSFLKPDVSSSSTPEEVISAHFSEDALLEEEDASEQDIHLALESDNSSSKSSCSSSWTSRSIAPGFQYHPNLPMHAVIMEKSNDHFIVKIRRATPSSSSGLKQSMIPDESLTSLPRHGKEADEGADKEYISCQNTVFTSVEELENSNKNVDNSKSTHEEQSSMIQTQVPDIYEFLKDASGKMGHRDEVADECFKLHQVWETKVPESIEELPSMEEISHSVGDHLPNTYIDLTKDPVTETKNLGEFIEVTVLNIDQLGCSGGNLNQSAQILDNSLQADTVGAFIDLTQDASSETKSEGNHPELPVEDLGCGVIQVDEDNCKEEKAQMANRPLECIVEESYIDLTTESPSSCEVKKDELKSELGSNCVNSELPGTLHNAHKKRRNLSDLNHSHKKQRKETDLANKEKTKKPTQDSCENTEAHRKKANKKRAPPVNKDPSSKATPGIKDSSAALATSTSLSAKNVIKKKGEIIILWTRNDDREILLECQKRGPSFKTFAYLAAKLDKNPNQVSERFQQLMKLFEKSKCR, encoded by the exons ATGGCAGCAgatgatgacaatggtgatggAACAAGTTTATTTGATGTCTTTTCCG CTTCTCCTCTTAAGAACAATGATGAAGGCTCATTGGACATATATGCTGGGTTGGACAGTGCTGTTTCTG acagtgCTTCCAAATCCTGTGTACCATCAAGAAATTGTTTGGACTTATACGAAGAGATCCTGACTGAAGAAGGAACTGCAAAGGAGGCAACATATAATGAT ttgcAAGTAGAATATGGAAAATGTCAACTGCAAATGAAAGAGCTGatgaaaaagtttaaagaaatacaGACACAG AATTTCAGCTTAATAAATGAAAACCAGTCTCTTAAGAAGAATATTTCAGCACTTATCAAAACTGCCAGGGTGGAAATAAACCGCAAGGATGAAGAAATAAGTAATCTTCACCAAAG ATTGTCTGAGTTTCCACATTTTCGAAATAATCATAAAACCGCAAGGACATTTGATACAGTTAAAACAAAAGATCTTAAATCTAGATCTCCACATTTGGATGATTGTTCAAAGACTGATCACAGAGCTAAAAGTGATGTTTCCAAAGATGTACATCATAGCACTTCACTGCCAAAtctggaaaaggaaggaaaatcacaTTCTGATAAAAGGAGTACTTCACATTTACCTACATCTGTCGAGAAACACTGCACTAATGGTGTTTGGTCGCGTTCTCATTATCAGGTTGGTGAGAGTAGCTCAAATGAGGAtagtagaagaggaagaaaagatatTAGACATAGCCAGTTCAACAGAGGAACTGAAAGAGTACGAAAAGACTTAAGTCCTGGCTGTGGTGATGGTGAACCAAGGATACTGGAGGCTAGTCAAAGGCTGCAAGGACATCCTGAGAAATATGGTAAAGGTGAACCAAAGACTGAAAGCAAAAGTTCAAAGTTTAAAAGTAACTCAGATTCTGACTATAAAGGTGAACGCATTAACTCTTCTTGGGAGAAAGAGACCCTCGGAGAAAGGTCACACAGTCGAGTAGACTCTCAAAGTGACAAAAAACTAGAACGACAAAGTGAAAGATCACAAAATATAAATAGGAAAGAAGTTAAATcacaagacaaagaagaaagaaaagttgatCAAAAACCTAAGTCAGTAGTAAAGGACCAAGATCACTGGAGAAGATCTGAACGAGCATCACTTCCTCATTCCAAGAACGAAATAACATTTTCTCATAATTCAAGTAAATACCAtgtagaagagagaagaggatggGAAGATTGTAAAAGAGACAGGAGTGTAAACAGTCATAGTTTTCAAGATGGAAGATGTCCATCTTTTCTTTCAAACAGTAGAACTCACAAAAACATTGACTCTAAGGAAGTTGATGCTATGCACCAGTGGGAAAATACACCTTTAAAAGCAGAAAGACATAGAACCGAAGATAAGAGGAAAAGAGAACGAGAAAGCAAAGAAGATAATAAgcatattagaaatgaaaaaagagtacCTACAGAACATTTTCAGAAGGCTAATAAGGAAACTAAGAAAACCACTTCTGatttaaagaaacagaatgaGCCAAAGACTGATAAGGGAGAAGTCCCTGATAATGGTGTTTCTGAAGGAGCAGATAATAAAGAGCTTGCAATGAAAGCTGAGAATGgtccaaaggaaacaaaaaacaaagacctAAAATTGAGTTTTATGGAAAAATTGAACTTAACTCTTTCTCCTGCTAAAAAGCAACCTGTTTCTCAGGATAATCAGCATAACATAACTGATGTTCCCAAGTCCAGTGGTGTATGTGATTCAGAGTCTTCAGTGCAAGCTAAAACAGTGGCGTATGTTCCATCCGTCAGTGAACATATCTTGGGGGAAGCTTCTGTCAGTGAACATACCATGGGGGAAACGAAATCATCATTATTGGAACCAAAAGTTGCTCTTCTAGCAGTGACTGAACCCAGGATTGGTATCTCGGAAAccaaaatggaagaagaaaatagtTTGTTAGTTAGATCTGTTGACAATACTATGCATTGTGAAGTGCCCATTTGTGATACAGAGACTTCCTTCCCATCTCCTATGGAAATACAACAGACAGAATCCTTGTTTCCATCAACAGGAATGAAACAAACCATTAATAATGGAAGGGCAGCAGCTCCTGTGGTAATGGATGTATTACAAACAGATGTGTCTCAAAACTTTGGATTGGAATTGGATACCAAAAGAAATGATAATTCAGATTCTTGTGGTATTTCTGAAGGTATGGAAATGAAGGTAGCACTTTCAACAACCGTGGGTGAAACCACTGAAAGCATTTTGCAGCCTTCAATTGAGGAAGCTGATATTTTGCCAATAATGCTTTCAGAAGATAATAACCCAAAATTTGAGCCTTCTGTTGTAGTTACACCACTGGTTGAGAGTAAATCGTGTCATTTGGAGCCTTGCTTACCTAAAGATACTCTAGATTCTTCACTTCAGCAGACTGAGTTAATGGACCACAGAATGGCAACTGGTGAAACAAACTCAGTATATCATGATGATGATAACTCAGTTTTGAGCATTGACCTTAATCACCTGAGACCTATTCCGGAAGCCATCAGTCCTCTGAATAGTCCAGTGAGACCTGTAGCAAAAGTTCTTAGAAATGAAAGCCCACCTCAAGTTCCAGTGTATAATAACAGTCATAAAG ATGTGTTTTTACCAAATTCAGCTCATTCTACCTCTAAGAGTCAGTCTGATCTCAATAAGGAAAATCAAAAGCCAATTTACAAATCTGACAAATGTACAGAAGCAGACAAATGTAAGAATTCACCATTAGATGAATTAGAAGAAGGGGAAATTAGAAGTGATAGTGAAATATCTAAACCACaagaaagttttgaaaaaaattccaAGCCTAGAGCGTCAGCTGATGTGCGGAAGTCAAAGACTATCCCACGACATGGGAAAAGTACTGTGGGTTTGGATAAAGACAGTAGGAAAACACATGTAAGAATTCATCAGACCAATAACAAATGGAATAAAAGACCTGATAAATCTAGCAGATCTTCAAAAACGGAGAAGAAAGATAAAGTGATGAGCACTTCCAGCTTGGAAAAAATAGTTCCAATTATTGCTGTACCCTCTTCCGAACAAGAGATCATGCACATGTTACGAATGATAAGAAAACATGTAaggaaaaattatatgaaattcaaggCAAAATTTTCATTAATACAATTTCATAGAATTATTGAATCAGCAATTTTGAGTTTTACATCTCTAATTAAACATCTCAACTTACACAAAATCTCTAAGTCAGTGACTACCTTACAGAAGAATCTCTGTGATGTTATAGAGTCTAAACTTAAGCAAGTTAAAAAGAATGGCATAGTTGATCGTTTATTTGAACAGCAGCTAccagatatgaaaaaaaaattgtggaagtTTGTAGATGACCAACTTGATTATTTGTTTGCAAAGCTTAAGAAAATCTTAGTTAACTTTTGTGATTCCAAAAACTTTGGAAGAGACAGTGATGAAGGCAAACCTGAGAAAACAAGTAAACAGAATGCACAGTATTCAGATTGTCAGAAAGGGAGTGGGCACAACTCCAACAAAgaattgctgaaagaaaaattctcaaaatcAGAAGACTGTGTTCATTATAAGTCTTTAGTGGGATGTAAAAAATCTGAGGAAAAATATCAAGACCAAAATAACGCCAGTATTAACACTGTAAAgcatgaca aaaaaaattttaacaccTGCTTTGATAATACAAAGAACTCTCAATCCGAAGAGCGCTCCTTGGAACTACACTGTTCAAGCACCCCAAAGTCAGAAAAAAACGAAGGAAGCAGTATAGAGGATGCACAGACATCCCAGCATGCAACTTTGAAGCCAGAACGAAGTTTCGAGATTCTTACTGAACAGCAAGCATCTAGCCTTACTTTTAATTTAGTGAGTGATGCACAAATgggtgaaatatttaaaagtttgttgCAAGGTTCTGATCTTTTAGACAGTAGTGTTAACTGTACTGAAAAAAGTGAGTGGGAGTTAAAGACTCCAGAGAAGCAGTTGCTAGAGACTCTTAAGTGCGAGTCTATACCAGCTTGTACAACAGAAGAGCTAGTTTCAGGGGTGGCTTCTCCGTGTCCTAAAATGATTAGTGATGATAATTGGTCATTATTATCATCTGAGAAAGGTCCATCTCTGTCTTCAGGGCTTTCATTGCCAGTTCATCCTGATGTGTTGGATGAAAGTTGTATGTTTGAAGTGTCTACTAACCTACCTTTAAGTAAAGATAATGTGTGTAGTGTAGAAAAGAGCAAGCCCTGCGTTTCTTCCATACTTTTTGAAGATCTAGCAGTCTCTTTAACAGTACCGTCACCTCTGAAGTCAGATGGTCATCTCAGTTTTTTAAAGCCTGATGTTTCGTCTAGTTCAACTCCTGAAGAAGTCATTAGTGCTCATTTTAGTGAAGATGCCTTACTTGAGGAAGAGGATGCATCTGAGCAAGATATTCATTTAGCTCTGGAGTCTGATAATTCAAGCAGTAAATCAAGTTGTTCTTCTTCCTGGACAAGCCGATCCATTGCTCCAGGCTTTCAGTACCACCCTAATCTACCTATGCATGCCGTCATAATGGAAAAGTCCAATGatcattttattgtgaaaatacGACGTGCAACACCATCTAGCTCTTCTGGTCTTAAACAGAGTATGATACCTGATGAATCATTGACATCTTTGCCCAGACATGGAAAGGAAGCTGATGAAGGAGCAGATAAAGAATATATTTCATGTCAGAACACAGTTTTTACATCTGTGGAGGAATTGGAAAATTCCAACAAAAATGTTGATAACAGCAAGTCAACTCATGAAGAACAGAGCTCTATGATACAAACACAGGTTCCTGATATATATGAATTTCTTAAAGATGCTTCAGGTAAGATGGGTCATCGTGATGAAGTGGCTGATGAATGTTTCAAATTGCATCAAGTATGGGAAACAAAAGTGCCTGAAAGCATTGAAGAATTGCCTTCAATGGAAGAAATCTCACACTCTGTCGGGGATCATCTTCCAAACACATACATAGATCTAACGAAAGATCCAGTCACTGAAACCAAAAACTTGGGGGAATTCATAGAAGTAACAGTTTTAAATATTGATCAGTTGGGATGTTCTGGAGGCAATTTAAATCAAAGTGCTCAAATATTAGACAATTCTTTGCAGGCTGATACTGTAGGTGCTTTTATTGATTTGACACAAGATGCTTCAAGTGAAACTAAAAGTGAAGGTAATCATCCTGAATTACCTGTTGAAGACTTGGGATGTGGGGTGATACAGGTAGATGAAGATAATTGTAAGGAAGAAAAggcacaaatggcaaacaggcctTTGGAGTGCATTGTTGAGGAAAGCTATATCGACTTGACCACAGAATCTCCCAGTTCATGTGAagtaaaaaaggatgaattaaaATCAGAGCTGGGATCAAATTGTGTTAACTCGGAGTTGCCTGGGACTTTGCATAATGCtcacaaaaagagaagaaaccttTCTGATCTAAATCATTCtcataagaaacaaagaaaggaaacagacTTAGCCAATAAGGAAAAGACCAAGAAACCTACCCAAGATTCTTGTGAGAATACTGAAGCTCACCGAAAGAAAGCCAATAAGAAGAGGGCCCCTCCTGTGAATAAAGATCCCTCATCAAAGGCAACCCCAGGGATTAAGGATTCATCAGCAGCACTTGCCACTTCTACAAGCCTTTCTGCAAAGAATGTTAttaaaaagaagggagaaattaTCATTTTATGGACAAG aaATGATGACCGGGAAATTTTATTGGAGTGTCAGAAAAGAGGGCcatcatttaaaacatttgcatATTTAGCCGCGAAGTTGGATAAAAATCCAAATCAG gtcTCAGAAAGATTCCAGCAGCTAATGAAGCTCTTTGAAAAGTCAAAATGCAGGTAG